A section of the Paralichthys olivaceus isolate ysfri-2021 chromosome 16, ASM2471397v2, whole genome shotgun sequence genome encodes:
- the LOC109640684 gene encoding collagen alpha-4(IV) chain-like, whose protein sequence is MRSSLTVVMLCRWIIVGFIFVQQLSAGEVEQPCQGRNCSVCRCLPAKGARGVPGKPGEQGPRGTMGQRGREGSPGDKGRRGIEGSHGPEGPKGDRGKTGAPGFPGNDGSLGHPGAGGEPGLSGLDGCNGTMGRPGVPGVHGLDGLHGPPGPPGPKGIKGEPLYGVTLPGLPGERGRDGEHGVPGRRGVMGLKGHDGLSGPPGLEGLVGREGVRGPPGNPGGSLAGDKGDDGEQGPPGLPGPEEVIEFPPGFLPHKGYKGDRGLPGPCGPKGKRGNTLDFDRQRNKGEQGIHGFPGLWGLPGIPGIDGPKGPQGFPGEEGLPGLIGRTGPKGYPGDPGLPGPLHFHNGSDARGAKGERGYAGPSGIPGDPGYPGIRGPPGPPGLTVSEEPGFPGPHGQPGPKGYKGEPGGYNKFEINLFLGPKGTKGLSGPKGVRGLPGRPDYYCEPGVPGDPGDPGSKGSHGDQGREGIKGCPGECECRFGVGRVGLPGPPGYPGSPGLPGAQGLMGDPGLKGDEGARGPYGFQGIPGFKGKKGQKGDSFVASGKGAKGDRGLPGQIGTPGATGRPGQDGLPGPSGDPGPPGAGYAGLPGPKGDPGVVGPKGIPGIVGPLGPGFQGPTGPPGPRGDQGYPGTPGVSGRPGPPGEIENCCHEEAIRLPGSKGEPGSTGIPGEPGRHGLPGVPGHPGLKGLRGDDGGTVGIGLPGPPGLNGDPGDPGRCGIRLDGPPGPPGIPGLPGRKGMTGDVLSASPGITGPAGQPGVIGTKGPRGFPGNPGSPGIHGQPGQPGHKGEPGVSGDPGATGTPGPPCTECELNGLPGPPGPPGNPGQRGIPGYLVQKGLKGEMGPPGHGPKGLQGIPGLPGVPGPPGPSGTIGPSGDTGIDGWPGSKGEIGYPGGAGASGLPGHPGPPGPRGKQGERGFTGQPGDRGDPGLPGNKGLRGPPGLSGPSGLVNITKGPAGLLGRRGQPGQQGHAGLKGIRGIPGDSGPKGWPGPPGFKGNVGAPGRGGIPGPPGHLGIKGFSGPRGYTGNVGDPGDPGPTGHMGIPGRPGGPGAKGEPGKSIGQPGPPGPRGLPGDNGPYAPRGSPGDSGDPGPRGRPGQPGQPGIPGEPGRLGGLGIPGPCGPSGHQGFPGSPGDQGGLGPPGPTGPSGPPGPPGPPGLDGLDGLRGPKGLKGASGNDIHGPQGPDGFPGVKGLKGHPGPPGVNFPGLKGLTGPPGDTGLPGFPGEPGYAGTECSTPSPGPHGDVGYEGPSGLPGLPGEPGPPGSGISSSGDPGLIGPPGLPGCKGAMGRPGPPGSHNNPGFIGPKGERGPIGPRGAQGPNGQQGLPGPRGRKGKTGPAGNRGVRGAPGDSISGQQGMAPPGLPGPIGYPGSPGFPGDVGPPGTPGRKGEKGSAGPMGGPGLPGPAGPNGPVGDSGEVGQQGFTGLQGVSGQPGDPGEPGHRVSSRSGFLLVVHSQSIQVPQCPEGSSQLWVGYSLVYLEGQEKAHTQDLGQAGSCLPVFSTMPFSYCNKAACHYASRNDKSYWLSTTAPIPMMPLFGQEISSHISRCVVCETVSPAVAFHSQDHTVPACPPGWRSLWKGYSFLLHTGEGDNGGGQSLTSSGSCLKDFRTHPFIECQGERGSCHYFANLYSFWLTTVSQTEQFIIPRPGTIKAADQQRRKASQCHVCLRGN, encoded by the exons ATGAGATCCTCTCTTACTGTAGTGATGCTGTGCAG GTGGATCATTGTGGGGTTCATCTTcgtgcagcagctcagtgca GGGGAGGTTGAGCAGCCATGTCAAGGTAGAAACTGTTCTGTATGTCGGTGTCTTCCCGCCAAAGGCGCACGG GGGGTTCCAGGGAAGCCGGGGGAGCAAGGCCCCCGGGGAACAATGGGACAAAGGGGACGTGAAGGGTCACCTGGAGACAAAGGCAGGAGGGGAATAGAGGGATCACACGGCCCAGAGGGGCCCAAAGGCGACCGT GGCAAGACTGGTGCACCTGGTTTCCCTGGTAACGATGGCTCATTA GGTCACCCTGGGGCAGGTGGAGAGCCTGGTTTATCAGGGCTGGATGGCTGTAATGGGACAATGGGTCGGCCAGGAGTTCCTGGTGTTCATGGTTTGGATGGTCTGCATGGGCCGCCG GGACCACCTGGACCTAAAGGAATTAAAGGAGAACCTTTGTATGGTGTTACCCTTCCTGGACTTCCT gGGGAGCGTGGCAGAGATGGAGAGCATGGTGtacct GGAAGACGAGGAGTCATGGGACTTAAAGGCCATGATGGCTTATCTGGTCCTCCTGGActtgag GGCTTGGTAGGACGTGAAGGTGTCAGAGGACCACCA GGAAACCCTGGAGGATCACTGGCAGGTGATAAAGGCGACGAT GGTGAGCAAGGTCCACCTGGCCTCCCGGGTCCAGAGGAAGTCATTGAATTTCCTCCAGGCTTTCTTCCACACAAAGGCTACAAG GGAGACAGAGGTCTTCCTGGACCCTGTGGACCAAAGGGCAAAAGG GGGAATACATTAGACTTtgacagacaaagaaataaaggagAGCAAGGGATCCATGGATTTCCTGGACTTTGG GGTCTACCTGGTATTCCTGGTATAGATGGACCAAAAGGACCTCAG GGTTTCCCTGGAGAGGAAGGACTTCCAGGTCTCATTGGAAGAACTGGACCAAAG GGTTACCCAGGAGATCCAGGTCTCCCCGGTCCCTTGCACTTTCATAATGGAAGTGATGCCAGAG gagctaAAGGTGAACGTGGCTATGCAGGGCCATCTGGAATCCCAGGTGACCCTGGGTACCCAGGGATACGAGGACCTCCTGGCCCACCAGGGTTAACAGTATCAG AGGAGCCAGGCTTTCCTGGTCCACACGGGCAGCCTGGTCCAAAGGGCTACAAAGGAGAACCAGGGGGTTATAACAAGTTTGAAATTAATCTGTTCCTGGGACCAAAAGGAACTAAAGGGCTCTCTGGACCCAAAGGTGTTAGAGGCCTCCCTGGTCGTCCAG ATTACTACTGTGAGCCTGGTGTCCCAGGTGACCCTGGAGACCCAGGATCCAAGGGATCTCATGGAGACCAAGGGCGCGAAGGAATTAAAG GGTGTCCAGGGGAATGTGAATGTAGGTTTGGTGTGGGAAGAGTTGGGCTGCCTGGTCCACCTGGTTATCCAGGATCTCCAGGGTTACCTGGAGCTCAAGGACTCATGGGGGACCCAGGTCTGAAGGGAGATGAGGGTGCAAGAGGACCATAT GGCTTTCAAGGAATTCCtggttttaaaggaaaaaagggGCAAAAAGGTGACTCTTTTGTGGCAAGTGGTAAAG GTGCCAAGGGGGACAGAGGATTGCCTGGACAGATTGGCACTCCTGGAGCAACAGGTAGGCCAGGACAGGATGGCCTCCCTGGCCCCTCAGGAGACCCTGGACCACCA GGGGCTGGATATGCAGGATTACCTGGTCCCAAAGGTGACCCTGGTGTTGTTGGACCCAAAGGTATTCCAGGGATTGTAGGCCCCTTAGGGCCTGGTTTTCAAGGCCCTACAGGGCCCCCAGGACCCAGAGGAGATCAAGGATATCCTGGCACCCCAGGAGTTTCTGGCCGACCAGGACCTCCAG GTGAAATTGAAAATTGCTGTCATGAAGAAGCAATTAGATTACCTGGTTCCAAGGGTGAGCCAGGCTCCACAG GAATTCCAGGTGAGCCAGGAAGACATGGTCTCCCAGGAGTTCCAGGGCACCCAGGCCTTAAAGGCTTGAGAGGAGATGATGGTGGAACTGTAGGGATTGGACTGCCAG GACCTCCAGGTTTAAATGGGGATCCAGGTGACCCTGGTCGCTGTGGCATTAGGCTGGATGGCCCTCCGGGCCCTCCGGGGATACCAGGACTCCCAGGCAGAAAGGGTATGACAGGAGAtgttctctctgcctctccggGCATTACTGGTCCAGCTGGCCAACCTGGGGTTATTGGGACAAAAGGACCTCGTGGCTTTCCTGGAAACCCTGGGTCTCCAG GCATACATGGCCAACCTGGACAACCAGGCCACAAAGGAGAGCCAGGAGTCAGTGGTGACCCTGGTGCCACTGGGACCCCAGGCCCACCTTGCACTGAATGTGAACTGAATGGACTCCCAGGCCCTCCAGGACCTCCAGGGAACCCTGGACAGAGAGGAATACCAG GCTACCTTGTTCAGAAGGGTTTGAAGGGAGAAATGGGTCCACCTGGTCATGGACCAAAGGGTCTTCAAGGAATTCCAGGTCTCCCTGGTGTGCCAGGCCCACCTGGACCCAGTGGCACCATTGGCCCCTCAGGAGATACTGGGATTGATGGTTGGCCAGGGTCAAAAG GTGAAATAGGCTACCCTGGCGGGGCTGGAGCAAGTGGTTTACCAGGTCATCCTGGACCCCCAGGACCTAGAGGTAAACAGGGAGAAAGAGGCTTTACTGGTCAACCAGGTGACAGAGGAGACCCAGGACTGCCAGGTAATAAAG GTTTACGAGGTCCCCCAGGATTATCAGGCCCATCAGGACTTGTGAATATAACTAAAGGCCCAGCAGGACTTTTAGGAAGGAGGGGACAACCAGGCCAACAAGGACATGCAG GCTTAAAGGGTATACGGGGAATACCAGGTGACTCTGGGCCTAAGGGATGGCCTGGTCCACCAGGGTTTAAGGGCAATGTTGGTGCTCCAGGCAGGGGAGGAATCCCAGGACCTCCTGGGCACCTTGGAATCAAAGGTTTCTCTGGTCCAAGGGGATATACAGGAAATGTTGGAGATCCG GGAGATCCAGGGCCTACAGGGCATATGGGGATACCAGGGCGACCAGGAGGTCCTGGTGCCAAGG GTGAGCCAGGAAAGTCAATTGGACAACCTGGTCCACCTGGACCCAGAGGACTGCCAGGGGATAATGGACCGTATG CACCCAGGGGGAGTCCAGGTGATTCAGGTGACCCGGGACCCAGGGGAAGGCCAGGACAGCCCGGACAACCAGGCATTCCTGGGGAACCAGGAAGACTCGGAGGATTAG gcatcCCTGGGCCTTGTGGTCCATCTGGCCATCAAGGGTTTCCAGGTAGTCCAGGTGATCAAGGAGGTCTCGGCCCACCAGGTCCAACTGGCCCAAGTGGGCCTCCAG GGCCCCCTGGACCACCAGGTCTGGATGGATTGGACGGACTAAGAGGTCCAAAGGGGTTGAAGGGAGCAAGtg GCAACGATATCCATGGCCCTCAAGGACCAGATGGCTTTCCTGGAGTCAAAGGTCTGAAGGGCCATCCAGGACCCCCAGGAGTCAACTTTCCTGGGCTTAAAGGTCTGACGGGCCCACCTGGTGACACAg GTCTTCCAGGCTTCCCTGGCGAACCTGGATACGCTGGCACAGAATGCAGCACACCTTCACCAGGACCGCATGGAGATGTAGGATATGAAGGACCTTCAGGCCTCCCAG GTCTTCCAGGGGAACCAGGCCCTCCAGGCAGTGGCATTTCCTCCAGTGGAGATCCAGGACTGATTGGCCCCCCAGGGTTACCAGGTTGTAAGGGAGCCATGGGCCGCCCAGGGCCTCCAGGATCTCACAACAATCCAGGCTTTATCGGTCCAAAAG GTGAGAGAGGTCCCATTGGTCCCAGGGGTGCTCAAGGACCTAATGGTCAACAAGGACTCCCTGGGCCACGGGGCCGTAAGGGAAAAACAGGTCCAGCTGGAAATAGGG GCGTCAGGGGAGCTCCTGGTGATTCCATCAGTGGACAACAAGGGATGGCTCCTCCTGGACTTCCAGGTCCAATTGGTTACCCTGGATCTCCGGGCTTCCCTGGTGATGTGGGTCCTCCTGGGACTCCAGGACGTAAAG GAGAGAAGGGTTCTGCAGGGCCCATGGGAGGCCCCGGTCTACCGGGTCCTGCTGGTCCTAATGGTCCTGTTGGAGACTCAGGCGAAGTGGGTCAGCAAGGATTCACTGGACTTCAAG GTGTCTCTGGTCAACCTGGTGATCCAGGTGAACCAGGTCACAGGGTCTCATCCAGGTCAGGTTTCCTCCTTGTCGTCCACAGTCAGTCAATTCAGGTGCCACAGTGCCCTGAAGGCAGCAGTCAGCTTTGGGTGGGCTACAGTCTGGTGTACCTAGAGGGACAAGAGAAGGCTCACACACAAGACCTGG GCCAGGCTGGCTCTTGCCTCCCTGTTTTCTCTACCATGCCTTTCTCCTACTGCAACAAAGCTGCCTGTCACTATGCCAGCCGCAATGACAAATCCTATTGGCTCTCTACCACTGCTCCCATACCCATGATGCCACTATTCGGCCAGGAGATTAGCTCCCACATCAGCCGCTGTGTCGTGTGTGAGACGGTGTCACCTGCAGTGGCTTTCCATAGCCAGGATCACACGGTTCCTGCGTGCCCGCCTGGCTGGAGGAGTCTGTGGAAGGGCTACTCTTTCCTCCTG CACACAGGGGAAGGTGATAATGGTGGTGGCCAGTCTCTGACCTCCTCCGGCAGCTGCCTCAAGGATTTCAGAACTCACCCCTTCATAGAGTGCCAGGGCGAGCGAGGCTCCTGTCACTACTTCGCCAACCTCTACAGTTTTTGGCTGACTACTGTGAGTCAGACAGAGCAGTTCATCATCCCGAGACCCGGCACCATCAAAGCAGCCGACCAACAACGACGCAAGGCCAGTCAGTGTCATGTCTGCCTCAGAGGGAATTAA